In the genome of Gemmatimonadota bacterium, the window GGCGTGATGGAGGTGTTCGAGATGAACGGCAAACTGCGTGGCCGGCTACCGTTCGGCATTCACCCGGAGGACGAGCCGGAGTTCGACATGGTTCCGGCGGGCAGCCACCGGTTCAGCCCCGGCCTGTATCGTGACGGGGAATTCTTCAGCGTCGAAACGGGCGTGGCATTCGAGTTCGAGGTGCGCGGCGAGAAGGCTTCGGCGGTGGTTCTGCGCGGCGGCAACGGCGCGGAGTTCGGGACGGGAACGCGAGTGGAGTAGGTCGGAGGCGGGGACCCCACCCGGCCTGTGTTGGTGGGGTCCTCCCTCTGCTTGGGTGGGCCCACAATGGGCGCCACGAAAACCATTGCACGAACCCCTTCGTTTTCGCATCCTTGGTGCGCGGCGATCCTCCGGCACGGCTAGCCGGGGCCAGTAACGAAAGGACCTGGGCCCTTCCGCCCGGGTCTTTCTTGTTTTCGCCGCGGAGCCTGGTGCACATCGAGAGGTACGGAGATACCGGCCCCCGAGAACACCGAGACAGCCAAAGGCAGGTATCATGCGCACGACCGGAACCGTGAAGTGGTTCAACGCTGAAAAGGGCTTCGGCTTCATCACGCCGGAGGACGGAAGCAAGGACTGCTTCGTGCACCACAGCGCCATCAAGACGGAAGGCTTCAGGACGCTGGACGAGGGCTCGCGCGTGGAGTTCGACGTCGTTCAGGGGCAGAAGGGCCCCGCGGCCGAGAACGTCGTGCCCGTCTGACGGACGCGTCTACACGCGGTGAACGAAACGGCCGCTCCGGGTTCCCCGGGGCGGCCGTTTCTTCGTGGGCGTGGCGCCGGCGTGCGGGACCGCTGTGCGCGGTCAGGGCATGAGAAGCGTGGAACCAACGGTCTCGCGCGCCTCCAGAGCCCTGTGCGCTGCGGCCGCCTCTTCCAGCCGGAACCGCCGTCCGATGGTGACGCTGAGCGTGCCGTCTGCGAGCGCGGTAAAGAGCTCGCTGGCGCCTCGCTCCAGCCCCTCGCGGGTGCCGATATGTGACCCGAGTGTCGGCCGGGTGAGGTAGAGGCCCCTGTCCTTCAGGGAAAGCAGTCGGATGGGGGGGACAGGTCCTGAGGAGTTCCCGAAGGACGCCATCAGGCCGAACGGCGCCAGGCTGGCCAGAGAGGCCTCGAAGGTGGCCGCGCCCACCCCGTCATAGACCACGTCCACGCCTCGTCCGCCGGTGTGCTCCATGACGGCCCCGGCG includes:
- a CDS encoding cold-shock protein, producing MRTTGTVKWFNAEKGFGFITPEDGSKDCFVHHSAIKTEGFRTLDEGSRVEFDVVQGQKGPAAENVVPV